A genome region from Rhizobium sp. NXC14 includes the following:
- a CDS encoding FAD-binding oxidoreductase, which produces MIRHVIKRLPIDTGVSGWEAISGRAFPVMALERDILADWLIVGAGFAGLSAARRLSQARPGDKIVVLDAGELAKGPAGRNSGFMIDVPHNLSSGEYSVAGEAATKDEIRQNRLAISFASEVAAEYGLSKEVFDPAGKVNAAASARGLALNDNYRKSLEKIGEEHSVFDADHMREMTGSRYYLGGLYTPGAVMIQPAGYIRGLAHGLSSKVVIHENSPVLELSREGGSWKAKTPRGSVSSPKVILGVNGHIESFGHFRGRLMHIFTYASMTSAFSQNEFGGDVTGVDRWALLPADPMGATVRKISKDGLSRIVVRTRFTYDPSLKVSEKRVAGIAAEQRRSFDARFPELKSLPMEYSWAGALCLSRNHVPAFGEVEEGLFSACCENGLGTVKSTLAGMMAADLATGAASSELDTYKNQPEPTRLPPEPIAWLGVNSVIRLQELRAGREG; this is translated from the coding sequence ATGATCCGCCACGTCATCAAGCGCCTGCCGATCGATACCGGCGTTTCGGGATGGGAAGCGATCAGCGGACGCGCCTTCCCCGTAATGGCGCTTGAGCGTGACATACTGGCGGACTGGCTGATCGTGGGCGCCGGCTTTGCCGGACTCTCGGCGGCCCGCCGTCTCTCGCAGGCGCGGCCTGGCGACAAGATCGTCGTCCTGGATGCCGGCGAGCTTGCCAAGGGGCCGGCTGGGAGAAACTCCGGCTTCATGATCGACGTGCCGCACAACCTCTCCTCCGGCGAGTATTCGGTGGCGGGCGAGGCGGCAACCAAGGACGAGATCCGCCAGAACCGTCTGGCGATTTCCTTCGCATCCGAAGTGGCGGCCGAATACGGCCTGTCCAAGGAGGTCTTCGACCCCGCGGGCAAGGTGAATGCGGCCGCCTCCGCGCGCGGGCTCGCGCTTAACGACAACTATCGGAAGTCGCTCGAGAAGATCGGTGAGGAGCATAGCGTTTTCGACGCCGATCACATGCGGGAAATGACCGGCTCGCGCTATTACCTCGGAGGGCTCTACACGCCCGGCGCGGTGATGATTCAGCCGGCCGGTTACATTCGCGGCTTGGCGCACGGGCTTTCCTCGAAGGTCGTCATCCACGAGAATTCGCCGGTGCTGGAACTTTCCCGGGAGGGGGGCAGCTGGAAGGCGAAGACGCCGCGCGGCTCGGTCTCATCGCCGAAGGTCATACTGGGCGTGAACGGCCACATCGAAAGCTTCGGCCATTTCCGCGGTCGGCTGATGCATATCTTCACGTATGCGTCGATGACATCGGCCTTTTCCCAGAACGAATTTGGCGGCGATGTCACCGGCGTCGATCGCTGGGCGCTGCTGCCGGCCGACCCGATGGGCGCCACTGTGCGCAAGATCTCCAAGGACGGCCTGTCGAGGATCGTCGTCAGGACGAGGTTCACCTACGATCCCAGCCTCAAAGTATCGGAAAAGCGTGTGGCCGGCATTGCCGCCGAGCAGCGGCGCTCGTTCGACGCTCGGTTCCCCGAGCTGAAAAGCCTGCCGATGGAATATAGCTGGGCGGGCGCGCTCTGCCTCAGCCGGAACCATGTGCCGGCTTTCGGCGAGGTCGAAGAGGGGCTGTTTTCCGCCTGTTGCGAGAATGGTCTCGGCACCGTCAAGAGCACACTTGCCGGCATGATGGCGGCTGACCTCGCGACAGGCGCCGCGAGTTCGGAGCTCGACACGTACAAAAACCAGCCGGAACCGACGAGATTGCCTCCCGAGCCCATCGCCTGGCTCGGCGTCAACTCGGTCATCCGCCTACAGGAATTGCGTGCAGGCCGCGAGGGATGA
- a CDS encoding aldehyde dehydrogenase, whose protein sequence is MHEPLTAAEYKAIAADLQLPTSAFIDGTFRPANSGKTFTSTNPATGEVLAEIAACDSSDVDFAVEKAKQAFDDGRWRLRSPGERKDVLLKLAKLLERNRHELAVMESLDSGKPIRECQTVDVPDTIHTLRWHAELIDKLYDNTAPVGANALTMIVREPIGVVGCVLPWNFPLLMLAWKIGPALAAGCSVIVKPAQETTLTTLRVAELAHEAGIPAGVFNVVTGDGKDVGEPIGLHKDVDMVAFTGSTPTGRRFLRYAADSNLKKVVLECGGKNPAVVLDDAEDLDLVAEQVVNGAFWNMGENCSATSRLIVQSGIKDELMKRIGAYMREWKTGDPLDPENRIGALVSKTHFEKVKSFLDDAKTEKLSVAHGGETYNGIFIEPTVVEGVTPASRLFQEEIFGPVLSVTTFKSLAEAIALANDTNYGLTASVYTGSLRNAIKLSREIRAGVVTVNCFGEGDATTPFGGYKESGFGGRDKSVFAHDNYCELKTIWIDVSERSVDETVR, encoded by the coding sequence ATGCATGAGCCATTGACCGCAGCCGAATACAAGGCGATCGCCGCCGATCTTCAACTTCCGACGAGTGCTTTCATTGACGGCACATTCCGTCCGGCCAATTCCGGCAAGACCTTCACCTCCACAAACCCTGCGACGGGCGAGGTCCTTGCCGAAATCGCCGCCTGTGATTCAAGCGACGTCGATTTCGCCGTCGAAAAGGCGAAGCAGGCATTTGACGACGGACGCTGGCGGCTTCGCTCTCCGGGCGAGCGCAAGGACGTGCTGCTGAAGCTCGCCAAGCTCCTGGAGCGCAACCGGCACGAGCTCGCCGTCATGGAGAGTCTCGACAGCGGCAAGCCGATCCGCGAATGCCAGACGGTCGACGTACCCGATACAATTCATACGCTGCGTTGGCATGCCGAACTGATCGACAAGCTCTATGACAACACCGCCCCTGTCGGCGCCAACGCGTTGACGATGATTGTGCGTGAGCCGATCGGCGTTGTCGGCTGCGTGTTGCCGTGGAATTTCCCGCTGCTGATGCTCGCCTGGAAGATCGGCCCGGCGCTTGCGGCCGGCTGCTCGGTCATCGTCAAACCGGCACAGGAAACGACGCTCACGACGCTGCGTGTCGCCGAGCTTGCCCATGAAGCGGGTATTCCTGCGGGTGTCTTCAACGTTGTGACCGGCGACGGCAAGGACGTCGGCGAACCGATCGGCCTGCACAAGGATGTCGATATGGTGGCCTTCACCGGCTCGACGCCCACCGGCCGCCGCTTCCTGCGTTATGCCGCGGACTCGAACCTCAAGAAAGTCGTGCTCGAATGCGGCGGCAAGAATCCCGCGGTCGTTCTCGACGATGCCGAAGACCTGGACCTCGTTGCCGAGCAGGTTGTCAACGGCGCCTTCTGGAACATGGGCGAGAACTGCTCGGCCACTTCGCGTCTCATCGTCCAGTCCGGAATCAAGGACGAATTGATGAAGCGCATCGGCGCCTATATGCGCGAATGGAAGACGGGCGATCCGCTCGATCCCGAAAACCGCATCGGCGCGCTCGTCAGCAAGACACATTTCGAGAAGGTGAAGTCCTTCCTCGACGACGCCAAGACGGAGAAGCTCTCCGTTGCCCATGGCGGCGAAACCTATAACGGCATCTTCATCGAGCCGACGGTGGTCGAGGGTGTGACACCTGCAAGCCGCCTCTTCCAGGAGGAAATCTTCGGGCCGGTGCTCTCCGTGACCACTTTCAAGTCGCTCGCTGAGGCGATCGCCCTTGCCAATGATACGAATTACGGCCTGACGGCCTCCGTCTATACCGGCAGCCTGCGGAATGCGATCAAGCTCTCGCGCGAGATCCGCGCCGGTGTCGTCACGGTCAACTGCTTCGGAGAAGGGGACGCCACCACCCCGTTTGGCGGTTACAAGGAGTCCGGCTTCGGCGGCCGCGACAAGTCGGTCTTCGCCCACGACAATTACTGCGAGCTGAAGACCATCTGGATCGACGTATCCGAACGATCGGTCGACGAGACGGTCCGATGA
- a CDS encoding dihydrodipicolinate synthase family protein → MKFEGIYTPAVTPLDQDGQIDRPAFAAVLESLIEAGVHGIIVGGSTGEYYAQSSQERYELAAYAKEVIGTRLPLIIGTGATRTEDSVEYAKAAKEIGADAILVSSPPYALPTERENAVHALTVDRAANLPIMLYNYPARMGVVMGDEYFSRVGKSKNVVAIKESSGDMSNLHLLARKFPHISLSCGWDDQALEFFAWGAKSWVCAGSNFLPREHVALYEACVVEKNFDKGRAIMSAMLPLMDFLECGKFVQSIKHGCEIIGLKAGPVRSPLRGLNSEEKRTLQTVVSTLKRTVGQITSGANHA, encoded by the coding sequence GACCGGCCGGCATTCGCTGCCGTGCTCGAGTCGCTGATTGAGGCCGGCGTCCACGGCATTATTGTCGGCGGTTCGACGGGCGAATACTACGCCCAGAGCAGCCAGGAACGTTACGAGCTCGCGGCCTATGCGAAGGAAGTCATCGGGACGCGGCTGCCGCTCATCATCGGCACAGGCGCCACGCGGACCGAAGATTCGGTCGAATATGCCAAGGCTGCGAAGGAAATTGGTGCGGACGCGATCCTCGTGTCGTCGCCGCCATACGCATTGCCGACCGAACGCGAGAACGCAGTCCATGCGCTGACCGTCGATCGCGCCGCCAACCTGCCGATCATGCTCTACAACTACCCTGCCCGCATGGGTGTGGTGATGGGCGATGAGTATTTTTCCCGCGTCGGCAAGTCGAAGAACGTCGTCGCCATCAAGGAAAGCTCCGGCGACATGAGCAATCTTCACCTGCTGGCCCGGAAATTCCCGCACATCTCGCTCTCGTGCGGCTGGGACGACCAGGCGCTCGAATTCTTCGCATGGGGCGCGAAAAGCTGGGTCTGCGCCGGCTCCAATTTCCTGCCGCGCGAGCATGTCGCCCTCTATGAGGCCTGCGTCGTCGAGAAGAACTTCGACAAGGGCCGGGCGATCATGAGCGCGATGCTGCCCCTGATGGATTTCCTCGAATGCGGCAAGTTCGTCCAGTCGATCAAACACGGCTGCGAGATCATCGGCCTGAAAGCCGGCCCCGTGCGGTCGCCGCTGCGCGGACTGAACTCCGAAGAGAAAAGAACCCTTCAGACCGTCGTTTCCACGTTGAAGCGCACGGTCGGCCAGATCACGTCGGGAGCCAATCATGCATGA